The Bacillaceae bacterium IKA-2 DNA window GAAGCAGTAACAGTTGAAAGTACAACTGTCTCGCCATATCTAACCATCACAGCACCATTTGCTTGCTTTGCAAATTCGCCAATTTCAAAAGATAACTCTCGACCTGCCCAATTAATTGAAAATTTCTGTGTTTCATGTTCCATAATACAAGCACTCCTCTCAAATTCTAAATTTCAAAAAAATAACTAGCTTACCTTTTATTATTTCCATAAGTATGTAATTTCAAAAGTGTTTTTCTATGACAATATAGATTAAGCATTAATTAGTAAAAATTATCCTTTGTAAATGTACAAAAAAGCGGGAATAATCCCGCTTTCCATAATACTAAATTATCGACGTAAACCAAGCTTATCAACTAAACTACGGTAACGTACAACGTTATTATTACGTAAATACGTTAGTAAGTTACGACGTTGTCCAACCATTTTTAAAAGACCACGACGTGAGTGATGATCCTTCTTATGTGTAAGTAAATGATCGTTTAACGTAACAATTTGCTCCGTTAGGATAGCGATCTGTACTTCTGGAGAACCAGTGTCAGTATCGTGCACTTTATACGTATCAATTAATTCATTTTTACGTTCTTGAGTTAATGCCATCCTAAATTCACCTCCTTTTTAATATCCCCTATTCCCTAGCAAACGTCGGTGATTCGATTTTGCCAAGCAACGGTTTTGTACAAACGTACTTAATAAGAATACATTGTTTTAGTATGAATTGCAAGAACACATATTTTTCTTGCTGAAAATACGTTTTGCTTGCTCTTTATCTTCCTGAATTTGAGTAACTAATTGTTCAATAGAATCAAATTTCTGTTCACTTCTTATTCGTTCAATCCATTGAAGCTCAACTTCTTCACCATAGATAGATTCATTAAAATCAAATAAGTGGACTTCAACCGTTTCCTGATGTTTGTTGTCTTTGTGAAACGTCGGTTTATAGCCGACGTTACAAACACCTTCAAAATTTCGACCGTTTAAGTTAGCGCAAACAGCATAAACCCCTGTACAAGGAAGTATATATCGATCTGTTTCAATATTTGCTGTTGGGAAGCCTAGCTTTGTGCCTAGCTTTTCACCATGGACTACCTCGCCTTTTACTTGATAATATCTTCCTAAAAATTCGGGTATTAACGAGACCTTACCATCATTTAATAACGATCGGATAAAAGTAGAACTAATTTTATCGATTCCTCTTTCTACTTTTGAAATCGTTGTTTGAGTAAACTCTTCTCTTGAATGAAAAGGTAAGGTTTCCATTGTTCCCTTGCCTAGTTTCCCATAAGAATAATCGAATCCAGCAACAATATGCTTTACATGTAAACCAATTAAATAGTCATCAACAAACTGCTGTGGTGTCAAGTTGGCGAAATCTAAAGTAAACTCAACAATATAGAGGACATCAATACCTAATTTTTCAAATAACTTTTGTTTTTCAGGCAATGGACTTAAGTAATTTAATTGTCCTTCATGCTTCCCTAACACCTCTTTTGGATGTGGATTAAAGGTCATCACCGCAGATTTCATTTGCTTTTTCTCTGCCATTTGTTTAGCTGTTAAGATAACTCTTTGATGACCTAAATGAACACCATCAAAGAAACCTAATGCCAAAACTGACGGTTTAATCATGTCCTTCTTAAGTTGATGAGGGTGTGACAGCATAATTGTTTCCAACATTTCCACCTCAATCTAAATTTAATCAAGTACGACAAACTACTTATGATCCAACAATTTTTAATATTTTTTCGGGTTTCATTAGCCCTTCTTTTGTCGGATGCTTGATATAAATGGCTAAACAATCTCCTATTTGATTATAAATGGTAAATCGGTTAGCTTCTAACCCATCTGGGAGAGGAAGTACGGAACCGTTGACGACCTTAAAAGCATCTGTTTCATCAACGACGATTCTGTCTAAAAAGGCTAACGCTTCATCTGTTTTTAATAATGAGTCTTGAAGCTCACCATTCTCCATTTTAAATTCTATTTCTTCAAACGTTAAGCAGTCAGCTAATGTGAAAGGGCCACTTGAGGTTCGAACAAGTGCTGACATATGGGCTGGATAACCTAATTTCTCCCCAATATCTACTGCTAATGTTCTTACATATGTTCCTTTACTACAGTGAACACGAAAAGAAAATTTGATTTTATCTTCGTCTACAACGATAGGATCACTAAGCAAAATAAGCTCATGTATGATAACTAGACGCTTAGGTCGTTCTATTGTTTTTCCTTCTCTAGCATATTCATAAAGTTTTTTCCCTTTTATCTTTACAGCAGAATACATTGGCGGTGTTTGCTCAATTTCTCCTATAAAAGAGTTTAATACGGTTTCAATATCTTGTCTAGAAAAAAACGTTTTTATTGGTTTCCTTTCTAGCACTTCCCCCGTAAAATCTTCCGTCGTTGTTGAAAAACCAATTGTTGCTTCGCCTTCATAGGTCTTCGAGTAATTTGACATATACTCGGCAACTTTTGTTGCTCGGCCAATGCAAATAGGAAGAACACCAGTAACTTCAGGATCTAGAGTTCCAGTATGACCAATTTTTTTTGTTTTTAAAATTTTTCTTAATTTTGCAACACAGTCGTGTGACGTCATCTTCTTGGGCTTATGTAAAGGTAATATTCCTTGTAATTCCATCAAAATCACCACTTTTATCTATTTTACATTAGCTATTTCAATAACATGATTGCATTTAAACGTCTTTTGACATAGGAAAGGAGATAGCAGTATCACTATCCCCTTCTCATTATTTCCCTTAGAAAAACAGGCATCTATAAGAGGATATTCAAAAAGACCAGTAATCATAGCGAGCAATGCTCTCACGCTGACTTAATCTTCTCTACTCTAATAATCCACCTTTTTGAACAAGCACGATAAACACTACTTATTGTTGATCTTTTTGACGATTAATATCATGTATTAGCGTTGCGATTTTGTTCCCGTATTCCGTTGACTCGTCAAATTTAAACAGTAACTCCGGAGTTTTTCTAAGTCTAATTCTCTTCCCAATTTCTAAACGAATAAAACC harbors:
- the rpsO gene encoding 30S ribosomal protein S15, whose protein sequence is MALTQERKNELIDTYKVHDTDTGSPEVQIAILTEQIVTLNDHLLTHKKDHHSRRGLLKMVGQRRNLLTYLRNNNVVRYRSLVDKLGLRR
- the ribF gene encoding bifunctional riboflavin kinase/FAD synthetase, whose protein sequence is MLETIMLSHPHQLKKDMIKPSVLALGFFDGVHLGHQRVILTAKQMAEKKQMKSAVMTFNPHPKEVLGKHEGQLNYLSPLPEKQKLFEKLGIDVLYIVEFTLDFANLTPQQFVDDYLIGLHVKHIVAGFDYSYGKLGKGTMETLPFHSREEFTQTTISKVERGIDKISSTFIRSLLNDGKVSLIPEFLGRYYQVKGEVVHGEKLGTKLGFPTANIETDRYILPCTGVYAVCANLNGRNFEGVCNVGYKPTFHKDNKHQETVEVHLFDFNESIYGEEVELQWIERIRSEQKFDSIEQLVTQIQEDKEQAKRIFSKKNMCSCNSY
- the truB gene encoding tRNA pseudouridine(55) synthase TruB, which encodes MELQGILPLHKPKKMTSHDCVAKLRKILKTKKIGHTGTLDPEVTGVLPICIGRATKVAEYMSNYSKTYEGEATIGFSTTTEDFTGEVLERKPIKTFFSRQDIETVLNSFIGEIEQTPPMYSAVKIKGKKLYEYAREGKTIERPKRLVIIHELILLSDPIVVDEDKIKFSFRVHCSKGTYVRTLAVDIGEKLGYPAHMSALVRTSSGPFTLADCLTFEEIEFKMENGELQDSLLKTDEALAFLDRIVVDETDAFKVVNGSVLPLPDGLEANRFTIYNQIGDCLAIYIKHPTKEGLMKPEKILKIVGS